One window of Chryseobacterium sp. JJR-5R genomic DNA carries:
- the rpe gene encoding ribulose-phosphate 3-epimerase gives MKTKLIAPSLLAADFGNLQRDIEMVNNSQADWFHIDIMDGRFVPNISFGFPVMKTVQQHAKKFVDVHLMIVEPDKYVEELINHGADLVSVHYEACTHLHRTIHHIQSLGAKAGVVLNPSTPVLMLEDIIADLDLVLLMSVNPGFGGQKFIENTYKKIAETKDLILSNNSTALIEIDGGVNLDNAAKLFDAGADVLVAGNAVFSAESPERTIELLKI, from the coding sequence ATGAAAACAAAGCTTATTGCTCCTTCCCTTTTAGCCGCAGACTTCGGGAACCTGCAGAGAGATATTGAAATGGTGAACAACTCTCAGGCCGACTGGTTCCATATCGACATTATGGACGGCAGGTTTGTTCCCAATATCTCATTCGGTTTTCCGGTGATGAAAACCGTTCAGCAGCATGCCAAAAAGTTTGTGGACGTACACCTGATGATCGTAGAGCCTGACAAGTATGTTGAGGAACTCATCAACCACGGCGCAGACCTGGTTTCTGTTCATTATGAAGCCTGTACGCACCTTCACAGGACCATCCACCATATCCAGAGCCTGGGCGCGAAGGCAGGTGTTGTCCTAAACCCTTCCACCCCGGTGCTGATGCTGGAAGATATTATTGCCGATCTGGACCTCGTGTTGCTGATGAGCGTAAACCCCGGATTCGGAGGCCAGAAATTCATAGAGAACACCTATAAAAAAATTGCTGAAACCAAAGATTTAATTTTAAGCAACAATTCCACCGCCCTGATTGAAATTGACGGCGGCGTAAACCTTGACAATGCCGCTAAATTATTTGATGCCGGTGCCGATGTCCTGGTTGCGGGAAATGCTGTCTTCTCTGCGGAAAGTCCGGAAAGGACTATCGAACTGCTGAAGATTTAA